In Aspergillus flavus chromosome 3, complete sequence, one genomic interval encodes:
- a CDS encoding putative small nucleolar ribonucleoprotein complex subunit (WD40-repeat-containing subunit of the 18S rRNA processing complex) has protein sequence MADNPSTKAVAPANKKRKESKALIEARQKYGRGKAIPMQTVRDKKLRANLRAVENKFKQAALKAKDAEILLEHEAGFLEPETELERTYKVRQDDIKEGVGIETAKKGFELRLNDFGPYRADYTRNGRDLLLAGRKGHVATMDWRSGRLGCELNLGETVRDARWLHNNQFFAVAQKKYVYIYDQAGTEIHCLSKHLEPLFLEFLPYHFLLASAQMSGHLKYTDTSTGQMVAELPTRMGAPTSLAQNPWNAIIHVGHQNGTVSLWSPNSQTALVKALVHRGPVRSMAMDRSGRYMVSTGQDMKMNVWDIRMYREVHSYSCYQPGASVAISDRGLTAVGWGTQVSVWRGLFDAAAADQGKVKSPYMAWGGDGQRIENVRWCPFEDVLGVTHDQGFASIIVPGAGEPNFDALEANPYENKRQRQEAEVQGLLNKLQPDMISLDPTFIGKLDAISDKKNREERDLDRRPEDVMEKLKNRGRGRNSALRKYLRKKGRRNVIDDKIVKAEMLRKEHQARARDKLRTEREDLGPALARFAKKEI, from the exons ATGGCGGATAACCCGTCAACCAAGGCCGTCGCGCCGGCCAACAAAAAACGCAAAGAGAGTAAAGCACTCATTGAAGCGCGACAGAAATATGGACGAGGAAAGGCAATTCCGATGCAAACCGTGAGGGACAAGAAACTGCGCGCCAATCTCAGGGCCGTCGAAAACAAATTCAAACAAGCCGCGCTTAAGGCAAAGGATGCGGAGATTCTCTTGGAGCACGAAGCCGGTTTCCTCGAACCCGAAACAGAGCTGGAACGGACATACAAGGTCCGAcaggatgatatcaaagaggGCGTTGGGATCGAAACAGCGAAGAAGGGCTTCGAATTGCGACTGAATGACTTTGGACCCTACCGCGCAGACTATACGAGGAACGGACGTGACCTACTGTTGGCTGGCCGGAAGGGACATGTTGCGACGATGGACTGGCGCTCAGGACGACTAGGATGCGAGCTCAATTTGGGAGAGACAGTTCGGGACGCTCGGTGGTTGCACAATAACCAGTTCTTCGCCGTGGCCCAAAAGAAATATGTCTACATCTACGATCAAGCTGGAACGGAAATTCATTGTCTCAGCAAGCACCTTGAACCGCTCTTCCTCGAATTTCTTCCGTACCACTTCCTTCTTGCTAGTGCT CAAATGAGCGGCCACCTTAAGTACACCGATACTTCCACCGGACAAATGGTCGCCGAACTGCCCACCCGTATGGGCGCTCCAACATCATTAGCCCAGAACCCATGGAACGCTATCATCCATGTCGGCCACCAGAACGGAACCGTCAGCTTATGGTCTCCCAATTCCCAGACGGCGCTGGTGAAGGCCCTCGTTCACCGAGGTCCGGTTCGTTCCATGGCGATGGACAGATCAGGCCGGTATATGGTTTCAACCGGCCAGGATATGAAGATGAATGTGTGGGATATTCGCATGTACCGCGAAGTGCACTCATACTCATGCTACCAACCAGGCGCCTCCGTTGCGATCAGTGACCGCGGTTTGACGGCCGTTGGCTGGGGCACCCAGGTCAGCGTATGGCGGGGTCTCTTCGACGCAGCCGCCGCCGATCAAGGCAAGGTTAAGAGTCCATACATGGCCTGGGGCGGAGATGGCCAACGTATTGAGAACGTGCGCTGGTGCCCCTTCGAGGATGTGCTCGGTGTCACCCACGACCAGGGCTTCGCCAGTATCATCGTCCCCGGCGCCGGCGAACCCAACTTCGACGCTCTGGAGGCCAATCCGTACGAGAACAAGAGACAGCGCCAGGAGGCCGAAGTGCAGGGTCTGCTCAACAAGCTGCAGCCCGACATGATTTCCCTGGACCCCACCTTCATCGGAAAGCTAGACGCCATCAGCGACAAGAAGAACCGCGAAGAGCGCGACCTCGACCGCAGACCCGAAGACGtcatggagaagctcaagaacCGTGGGCGCGGCCGCAACAGCGCCCTACGCAAGTACCTGCGGAAGAAGGGCCGCAGGAACGTCATCGACGACAAGATAGTCAAGGCCGAGATGCTGCGCAAAGAGCACCAGGCCCGTGCAAGGGACAAGCTCCGTACCGAGCGGGAGGACCTGGGCCCTGCGCTAGCCCGATTCGCCAAGAAGGAGATCTAA
- a CDS encoding CobW/HypB/UreG, nucleotide-binding domain-containing protein translates to MSHSHSHDQGISHSHDDFGGHGHSHEILDGPGSYVNREMPLIEGRDWRDRAFTIGIGGPVGSGKTALMLALCQALRDEYNIAAVTNDIFTREDAEFLNRHKALASKRIRAIETGGCPHAAVREDISANLLALQSLHKQFQTDLLLIESGGDNLAANYSRELADFIIYVIDVAGGDKVPRKGGPGITGSDLLVVNKCDLAHIVGADLDVMDRDARKMREGGPTVFAEVKNGKNVQNIIDLIISAWKGSGAYELSLERWNAGATRGSGSVDEQ, encoded by the exons ATGTCGCATTCTCACTCCCATGATCAAGGCATTAGCCACTCCCACGATGACTTCGGTGGTCACGGTCACTCGCATGAGATCCTCGACGGACCCGGTTCCTATGTGAACCGTGAAATGCCATTGATCGAGGGCCGCGACTGGAGAGATCGCGCCTTCACCATCGGTATCGGCGG ACCCGTCGGATCCGGAAAAACAGCTCTAATGCTCGCATTATGCCAAGCTCTCCGAGACGAGTATAACATCGCAGCAGTGACCAACGACATTTTCACCCG CGAAGACGCCGAATTCCTCAACCGCCACAAAGCCCTCGCGTCCAAGCGCATTCGCGCCATCGAAACGGGTGGCTGCCCGCATGCCGCCGTGCGTGAGGACATCAGCGCCAACCTCCTTGCGCTGCAATCCCTCCACAAGCAGTTCCAGACGGATCTCCTCCTAATCGAGTCTGGGGGTGATAACCTGGCCGCCAATTACTCGCGCGAGCTGGCTGATTTCATCATCTATGTTATTGATGTCGCCGGTGGTGATAAGGTGCCCCGGAAGGGTGGGCCGGGAATTACGGGATCGGATCTGTTGGTGGTGAATAAGTGTGATTTGGCGCATATTGTTGGGGCTGATTTGGATGTTATGGATAGGGAtgcgaggaagatgagggaagGGGGTCCGACTGTGTTTGCCGAGGTgaagaatgggaagaatgTGCAGAATATTATTGACTTGATAATTAGTGCCTGGAAGGGAAGCGGTGCTTATGAGCTGAGCTTGGAGAGGTGGAATGCTGGGGCTACTAGGGGTTCTGGGAGTGTGGATGAGCAGTAG
- a CDS encoding LIM-domain binding protein-domain-containing protein — protein sequence MMMAQPFPAHQGIPQHPGIPPGHPLAPGQHPNAHPGAGMVQQVHPGVSAPGGPQVTQGGPMMGGMPPGAGTTAPGGPVQAHALSHLNPAQAHLFQQPHFAQQFANNPQLMHQQQQQQLLRQRMLFQQQQQQQQQQHGGLPVSMPNGTQPLNAAQLAAMQNPGMRPVISQMQLQQMPHGQPQNIQQQQHFLAMQAQQAQQAQQQQAQQAHQAQQQVQQQTPQPGQQTPQQRPAPQPQNVHDAQSVTPQPQPMPPPHQGSATPQPTPQQHLPTSQPPQQPAVPQPQPTPNPPPQQLPQSQQPGQQGQQGQQQQPQQPQQQTQQQPQQPPQPQQPQSQPQPQPQQGQQGQQQGQQQQQQGQQQQGPPMTAQEAQLKAQQQQNAMMMQQRMNMKGATILCLNTFAEQLSNFTSRGEAHDLLYWQSFVDNFYSPSGVLRQGVWNPQTGSKQFEIATPALARYYLTQFTSGIRHIQMVVENARERDSPNGGHIVESQKTSFIYWFVNDTQIFTNGKLRAHFDMNNKIEMLDIEVTSYTEYLPRSQLQALEAADQKQSPKVSKNMGKRAQQKQAQQPAFTLPESMVTANGVPFAVMSFLEVAETISQMQLLFQYSQQNPQLSAPEALRNLVNSLPTQTPTPGFMPAPMNPAMQPGQNPRGPNMNVPNQFASPAMAHLGLPGAQGSPHLGGSAHPSPAQSHLAGPPGMVPQGQMQPNVGQGTSASASPNVSHKRRRASTVKMENDDGAPEVNGTAPPGPKTVKASPRVGGKRQKGTAN from the exons atgatgatggcgcAGCCATTTCCTGCCCATCAAGGGATCCCGCAGCATCCCGGTATTCCCCCGGGTCACCCATTGGCCCCTGGTCAGCACCCAAATGCTCATCCCGGTGCCGGAATGGTACAGCAAGTACATCCCGGAGTATCAGCTCCGGGAGGCCCTCAGGTCACTCAGGGTGGACCAATGATGGGTGGGATGCCACCAGGTGCTGGAACAACCGCGCCTGGCGGTCCTGTACAGGCTCATGCTCTCTCTCATCTGAACCCAGCGCAAGCGCATCTGTTCCAACAACCACACTTTGCGCAACAAT TCGCCAATAACCCTCAACTCATgcatcaacaacagcagcaacaactcTTAAGACAGCGGATGCTctttcagcaacagcaacagcaacaacagcaacagcatgGAGGGCTCCCCGTGTCAATGCCGAATGGTACGCAGCCATTGAATGCTGCTCAGCTGGCAGCCATGCAGAATCCTGGGATGCGTCCGGTCATCTCCCAAATGCAACTTCAGCAGATGCCTCATGGACAGCCGCAGAATAtacaacaacagcagcattTTCTGGCTATGCAAGCCCAGCAGGCCCAACAGGCccaacagcagcaagccCAGCAAGCACACCAGGCCCAACAACAAGTGCAACAGCAGACGCCTCAACCAGGCCAGCAGACTCCACAGCAGCGCCCagctcctcaacctcaaaaTGTACATGATGCCCAAAGTGTCACCCCTCAACCGCAGCCGATGCCGCCGCCGCATCAGGGAAGTGCCACCCCGCAGCCCACCCCTCAGCAACACCTACCTACGTCTCAGCCGCCGCAGCAGCCTGCCGttccgcagccgcagccaacgcccaatccaccaccacagcaATTACCGCAATCCCAGCAACCGGGTCAGCAGGGCCAGCAaggccagcagcagcaaccgcagcagccacagcaacaaacccagcaacagccacaaCAGCCACCGCAACCACAGCAGCCCCAGTCTCAaccgcagccgcagccacAGCAGGGTCAGCAGGGTCAACAACAGggtcaacaacagcagcagcagggtcagcagcagcagggacCGCCGATGACAGCCCAGGAGGCTCAATTGAAGgcgcagcaacagcagaatgcgatgatgatgcagcAACGGATGAACATGAAAGGGGCGACGATACTATGCCTTAATACATTTGCGGAACAGCTCAGTAATTTCACG AGCCGCGGTGAGGCGCACGACTTGTTATACTGGCAGTCTTTCGTGGATAATTTCTACTCCCCCTCTGGCGTTTTGCGACAAGGAGTATGGAATCCGCAGACCGGCTCTAAACAGTTCGAGATCGCAACTCCTGCACTAGCGCGCTACTACCTAACCCAGTTCACAAGCGGAATTCGTCACATCCAAATGGTTGTTGAAAATGCGCGGGAGAGGGACTCGCCAAATGGGGGTCATATAGTCGAAAGTCAAAAAACCTCATTCATTTATTGGTTTGTCAACGATACGCAG ATTTTTACCAACGGGAAATTGAGGGCGCACTTCGATATGAACAACAAAATTGAAATGCTTGATATCGAGGTCACGAGTTATACTGAGTACCTCCCTCGCAGCCAATTGCAAGCATTGGAGGCCGCCGACCAAAAACAAAGTCCGAAAGTCTCTAAGAATATGGGCAAGCGGGCTCAACAAAAACAGGCCCAACAGCCTGCCTTTACCTTGCCCGAATCTATGGTGACCGCCAATGGTGTACCTTTTGCTGTAATGAGCTTCTTAGAG GTCGCCGAAACAATATCTCAAATGCAATTGCTATTCCAATACTCCCAGCAGAACCCCCAACTTTCAGCCCCTGAGGCGCTGCGTAACCTCGTTAATAGCCTGCCGACTCAAACGCCAACTCCCGGGTTTATGCCAGCTCCGATGAATCCAGCTATGCAGCCTGGGCAGAACCCGCGAGGCCCCAACATGAATGTACCCAACCAGTTTGCCTCTCCAGCCATGGCGCACCTTGGTCTGCCGGGCGCCCAAGGGTCACCTCATCTGGGCGGTTCGGCCCATCCAAGCCCGGCGCAAAGCCACCTTGCTGGCCCTCCAGGTATGGTGCCACAGGGTCAAATGCAACCTAATGTTGGCCAGGGCACGAGCGCTAGTGCTAGCCCGAATGTTAGTCATAAACGACGCCGGGCAAGTACGGTCAAGATGGAAAACGATGACGGCGCTCCGGAGGTTAACGGCACCGCTCCCCCGGGACCAAAGACGGTAAAAGCCAGCCCACGTGTGGGTGGTAAAAGACAGAAAGGCACTGCTAATTAG
- a CDS encoding spastin encodes MYSSMQRGRLLSSVARPCRFIARRRYPAVVCSTPRRFHLSRGWQSSAPPDPEDARSSSPASVTSDIPTLNAEHTVPGHDASSIASPSAERAGKKESSPYGSAVRRALRNRKSLKEWAAPAATIPCWFYERNTVANGGESHAASDFPQQVKISKPEPETVRETTDGMAHGGSGDGEPSESSGVPDTGERYALTEALWEELCASAKAGLRLPPAKYAKEPSARKSHLVLQYPGADGILFLDAVVKRLAQELGADVVTLNAQDIAQLCSEQDLEDVGTTSPIRSLGYDVYRPTAPEPWQDDSMGEGDDEAEVEISPRSLRSGLKGPRFITIESSREAGDIPLPGILGLKSLVSAFNGPVDGSGASSNPTDRAEDRRLQLINELISSASGPKRKSTTEVSLDKPTESRASENKPPVRDVIVQIQDYGEIQATREGARFIYLLQKAIQDRRRDGSRVLFVGTASQDAASESDASRLMQNAFDDQFSQMLVITPAMGLEAAEKIFTDDRKRRTLDINIRHIQDMLRTRLDNTSTLEDDIFRNRAWPLDASVVKESGLDERYWPYSQVHWATTLALGSLGSDELFGFQHIQKGIEMMQRTDRIKNDWMQEKAPKTKHTETGNDRERLLSSLRKTCNSHEKKLLNGVVDAKSIRTTFSDVHVPPETIDALKTLTSLSLIRPEAFTYGVLATDKIPGLLLYGPPGTGKTLLAKAVARESGATVLEVSGSEVYDMYVGEGEKNVKAIFTLAKKLSPCVVFIDEADAIFCSRTGASSRTSHRELINQFLREWDGMNDLSAFIMVATNRPFDLDDAVLRRLPRRLLVDLPLEQDRLAILKIHLKEENLDSSVDLAELARRTQLYSGSDLKNLSVAAALACVREENDLAAQHQGDEPYQYPERRTLTWKHFERGMEEISASISEDMSSLSAIRKFDEQYGDRKSRRKKSPGWGFTPASTEEASSDAARVRT; translated from the coding sequence ATGTATTCGTCAATGCAGCGAGGCAGGCTGCTTTCGTCTGTTGCACGACCCTGCCGATTTATTGCGCGCCGCCGATATCCCGCAGTTGTCTGCTCGACTCCTCGTCGATTCCATCTTTCACGAGGATGGCAATCATCAGCTCCCCCAGACCCTGAAGATGCACGCAGTTCCTCTCCGGCAAGTGTCACCAGTGATATTCCGACCCTAAATGCCGAACACACCGTACCCGGACATGATGCCTCGTCGATTGCATCGCCCTCTGCAGAGCGTGCCGGGAAAAAGGAGTCAAGTCCATATGGGTCGGCCGTGCGAAGAGCGTTGAGGAACAGGAAATCGCTCAAGGAATGGGCTGCGCCGGCTGCAACTATTCCTTGCTGGTTTTATGAACGTAATACTGTGGCCAACGGAGGCGAAAGTCATGCCGCTTCAGATTTTCCACAACAAGTCAAGATAAGCAAACCGGAACCGGAGACGGTCAGGGAGACAACTGATGGCATGGCTcatggtggtagtggtgatGGAGAGCCGTCGGAATCCAGTGGTGTGCCCGATACCGGGGAGCGGTACGCTTTGACCGAGGCGTTGTGGGAGGAGCTGTGCGCATCTGCGAAGGCGGGCTTACGACTTCCCCCTGCAAAATATGCGAAAGAACCTTCGGCACGAAAGTCCCATCTCGTTCTTCAGTACCCCGGTGCAGATGGCATTTTGTTTCTAGATGCGGTTGTAAAAAGGCTAGCGCAGGAACTTGGTGCGGATGTGGTGACGCTCAATGCTCAAGATATTGCGCAACTATGCAGCGAACAGGACCTAGAGGATGTCGGTACGACCTCTCCTATTAGATCTCTTGGTTACGATGTATACCGTCCAACGGCTCCGGAACCCTGGCAAGACGACAGCATGGGcgaaggagatgatgaagctgaGGTTGAGATCTCTCCGCGCAGTTTGCGATCTGGTCTGAAGGGTCCAAGGTTTATCACTATTGAAAGTTCTCGAGAGGCAGGCGACATTCCTCTTCCCGGTATACTTGGTCTGAAATCGTTAGTCTCTGCGTTCAACGGGCCTGTAGATGGCTCGGGAGCATCATCAAACCCCACGGATCGAGCAGAGGACCGACGGCTCCAACTCATCAATGAGCTCATTTCCTCCGCTAGTGGGCCGAAACGGAAGTCAACCACCGAAGTATCTTTGGACAAGCCTACGGAATCTAGAGCTTCTGAAAACAAACCACCTGTCCGCGATGTGATCGTGCAGATCCAGGACTATGGAGAAATTCAGGCTACTCGCGAAGGAGCTAgatttatttacttattgCAAAAAGCTATTCAAGACCGTAGAAGGGATGGGTCTCGTGTTCTATTTGTTGGAACTGCCTCACAAGACGCCGCTTCGGAATCGGATGCATCAAGACTAATGCAAAACGCATTTGATGACCAATTCTCTCAAATGCTTGTCATCACACCTGCTATGGGATTAGAAGCAGCAGAGAAAATTTTCACGGATGACCGGAAAAGACGAACCTTGGATATCAACATCCGCCATATTCAAGATATGCTTCGGACACGGCTGGACAATACTTCCACCCTCGAAGATGACATATTCCGAAACCGTGCTTGGCCTCTGGATGCGTCCGTTGTGAAAGAGTCCGGACTTGATGAACGGTACTGGCCCTACAGCCAGGTGCATTGGGCCACAACACTCGCACTTGGAAGTCTTGGCTCCGACGAACTCTTTGGTTTCCAGCATATTCAGAAGGGCATTGAAATGATGCAGAGAACAGATCGCATTAAGAATGACTGGATGCAAGAGAAAGCACCCAAAACGAAGCACACGGAGACTGGTAATGATCGAGAGCGGCTGTTGAGTTCCTTACGCAAAACCTGCAATTCACACGAGAAAAAGTTGCTGAATGGGGTTGTCGACGCCAAAAGCATACGTACTACATTCTCTGATGTTCACGTCCCTCCAGAGACCATCGATGCCCTGAAGACGCTCACATCGCTTTCTCTCATTCGCCCGGAAGCTTTTACCTATGGTGTTCTCGCTACGGATAAGATTCCCGGCTTACTACTGTATGGGCCTCCCGGCACCGGTAAGACTCTCCTTGCCAAAGCCGTAGCTCGTGAGAGTGGAGCCACCGTCCTTGAGGTCAGTGGTTCCGAGGTCTATGACATGTATGTCGGTGAGGGTGAGAAAAATGTCAAGGCTATCTTCACATTGGCCAAGAAGCTGAGCCCGTGTGTTGTATTCATTGACGAAGCAGATGCTATCTTCTGCTCGCGGACCGGAGCCAGCAGTCGCACATCCCATCGGGAGCTCATTAACCAATTTTTGCGAGAATGGGACGGTATGAATGACCTGTCGGCTTTCATTATGGTTGCCACCAACCGACCATTTGATCTCGATGATGCTGTTCTGCGGCGTCTCCCTAGGCGACTGCTCGTGGACCTGCCCCTTGAACAAGATCGACTGGCCATCCTTAAGATCCacttgaaggaagagaatctCGATAGCTCTGTTGACCTCGCTGAGCTAGCTCGCCGCACTCAGCTCTATTCTGGATCCGATTTGAAGAACCTTTCCGTCGCCGCGGCTCTAGCCTGCGTCCGGGAGGAGAATGACCTGGCGGCTCAGCACCAGGGCGACGAGCCCTACCAATACCCAGAAAGACGTACGCTGACCTGGAAGCATTTCGAGCGTGGAATGGAGGAGATCAGCGCCTCAATAAGCGAGGACATGTCGTCACTCTCGGCGATCCGCAAGTTCGACGAGCAGTATGGCGACCGCAAGAGTCGGCGTAAGAAGAGCCCTGGATGGGGATTCACACCTGCTAGCACCGAGGAGGCTAGTTCCGATGCTGCGCGCGTACGGACATGA
- a CDS encoding uncharacterized protein (of unknown function-domain containing protein) codes for MATEARDSAIREAKLYVREIVRNDWTFHPSTDAGAPASATPTPPEQEVTAWRLRTYDSSASELEPLSSPTIASPPSGYDSAQIESPILSPEGDERTERRRKRRRQMEEEMRWNEGLRTWVERRDAWTCAKSREEIIARRQLKQAQAQAEGTIINEDQGASSGSAFSRPASSSSRDEENLAAKTEASLSVAEKEESGPSSVSAQPQQGEDHKESTETGATEPEIALQQTATDDATGTVANATTPAPAPATAAATATASSKAHQGSEDPYVPVVPSLISTSNPIRASITPAMYPSIYSKVVVQGLTPTVPINLADVTKAMVQGWKADGQWPPKPATTNLVLQDTATVPKTAEDGQPSSPESKRRSGVVGAVRKVLHFSGFHPHPFHRRSSHSAQGDVSGAVNTETAGK; via the coding sequence ATGGCCACCGAAGCGCGCGACTCTGCAATCCGTGAAGCAAAGCTTTACGTCCGCGAAATCGTTCGCAACGACTGGACTTTCCATCCCTCTACCGACGCGGGCGCACCAGCTTCCGCAACCCCCACGCCGCCTGAACAGGAAGTCACAGCATGGCGACTGCGCACATACGACAGCTCCGCGTCGGAGCTGGAGCCGCTTTCTTCGCCTACGATCGCCAGTCCGCCTAGCGGGTATGACTCTGCGCAGATTGAGAGTCCGATTTTGTCGCCGGAGGGGGACGAGAGGACCGAGCGGAGGCGCAAGCGGCGCaggcagatggaggaggagatgcgGTGGAATGAGGGGCTGAGGACTTGGGTGGAGCGGCGGGATGCGTGGACGTGCGCGAAATCGAGGGAGGAGATTATTGCGAGGAGGCAGCTGAAGCAAGCGCAAGCTCAAGCGGAGGGTACTATTATCAACGAGGACCAGGGTGCGTCGTCTGGGTCTGCTTTTTCGAGGCcggcttcgtcttcttcacgAGATGAGGAGAATCTTGCGGCGAAGACCGAGGCCTCACTTTCTGTtgcggagaaggaggaatCGGGTCCGTCGTCGGTGTCTGCTCAGCCCCAGCAGGGTGAAGATCACAAGGAATCTACTGAGACGGGGGCCACAGAGCCGGAGATTGCTCTGCAACAAACAGCGACAGATGATGCTACGGGTACTGTCGCGAATGCTACGACGCCCGCTCCTGCACCCGCTACCGCTGCAGCTACCGCGACTGCCTCTTCAAAAGCCCACCAGGGCTCTGAAGACCCCTACGTCCCTGTCGTACCCTCACTGATCTCCACCTCTAACCCCATCCGCGCTTCAATCACCCCCGCCATGTACCCCTCCATCTACTCAAAGGTCGTCGTGCAGGGCCTGACCCCCACGGTCCCGATCAACCTGGCCGACGTCACAAAGGCAATGGTCCAAGGCTGGAAAGCAGACGGCCAATGGCCGCCCAAACCAGCCACCACCAACCTCGTGCTCCAAGATACCGCGACGGTGCCCAAGACCGCCGAGGACGGACAACCATCATCGCCAGAGTCGAAGAGGAGATCGGGCGTTGTCGGCGCGGTCCGCAAGGTACTGCATTTCTCGGGGTTCCATCCGCATCCTTTCCATCGGCGCTCGAGTCATAGCGCTCAAGGGGATGTTAGCGGTGCTGTGAACACCGAGACTGCGGGGAAGTag